CTTCTTCTTCGGCGTCTGCCAAAGATTTCAGATCGGGAAAGCGCTCTAAGAAGCGTTCATAATAGGGGAGCCCTTGATCCACCCGTGTTTGTTGCAGCATGATTTCTGAGAGATAAATGCGGTAGGGATCTTTGGTTCTCCGCCAAGGCAAATCCCGTGCTTCATCCTCGAACCAAGCGAGTAAGTCATGTTGAAAGTTTTGAATGGTTCCTCTCATAGAAGAGCAATCCTGTTGATTCGACCCCGGACGCTATGCCGGGGAAAGACCTAGGTCTTTCCGCCGGCAAGATGAATTCATCTACAGCGCCGTTCCGCCTGAGGCGGGTTCCACATTATGCCGTGTCCGGCGTGTTGCGCTCCGCTCTAATCAGGGTCACAGTTCTTTGATGCGGATGTTGCGAAAGACCACATAATCATCGTGGTCTTGGAGATCGATAAATCCTTTTCGCAGTCGATAGCGCAATTCTTCCACCTCATCCATATCGAAATCTTGGATGATAATTCCGTTTAAGGTTACTTTTAAATGGGAGCCTTGGGTTTGGATCTCCAAGGCGTTCCATTCGCCTTCGGGATGGGTTGCCACAGTCAATGCAGGCACGACATCATACACAGCGCCCGTGCTGGTGTCGTGAGGTTCTTTCAAATCAGAGTCGCCCATTAACTGGATCTCAAATCCGATTTTGGATTGTCGTGCGGCGCGGGGCACCCACAAATGAATGCCGCTGTTAGCGTCTGCATCATTAAATTTATATTCAAGGCGGAGAATGAAATCTTCGTAGCGGTCGCGGGTCACCAGTCCGCCGGCACCGGCTTTGTAGCATTCCAAATAGCCGTCATCGTTGATGCGGAAAGATTCGCCTTCATGATAATAATTCCACCAGTTATCCAAATCGACGCCGTTGAAAAGGGAAACGAATCCTTCGGCTTGTTCCTCTTCCGAGAGCTTGCTGTTATCAGGTGTCCACGGCATTTTCTCGACGGGATTCGTGTAGGCTTCATCCAGCATGGTATAGCTTTGATCGTTATCGGGCAGCAAATAATTGGTGTTGCCCCAAGGTTCCTCAGGCAGGCTTCCTGATAGCAATACCAAACCGTTATTGCCGGCGACGGCGGGATCGGTCATGATTTTCACATCACCATTTTCGGGGGCGGCAAGGACGAGGTTGGGCGCGAGCCGTTTAAAGCTTGCTGCCAATGGGGGCGCGTCCGGCCCGTCAATGATATATAAGGCTTTCCGTTGCGTGCCCAATACTTTTGCTGCGCTGCGCACGGCGTTCTTACGGAAGGTGGAATCCCTTGAGTCTCCCAAGACATTGATGACGCAGAACATGCGCTGATCTTTGGCGCGTTCCGCGTAGCTTTCGATAGTCTCAGCAACAGCGGGATCTAGACTTTTGCCGTCAGC
The window above is part of the Candidatus Hydrogenedentota bacterium genome. Proteins encoded here:
- a CDS encoding DUF1080 domain-containing protein, yielding MKKILPLMLVFSITFVLMGCATLWTPPEKNDLKIVDHQIHRDKKAIIIRAVHVPGLLEKGAALEYMVPAMAKIAKVGANGICLDLAGFSADGKSLDPAVAETIESYAERAKDQRMFCVINVLGDSRDSTFRKNAVRSAAKVLGTQRKALYIIDGPDAPPLAASFKRLAPNLVLAAPENGDVKIMTDPAVAGNNGLVLLSGSLPEEPWGNTNYLLPDNDQSYTMLDEAYTNPVEKMPWTPDNSKLSEEEQAEGFVSLFNGVDLDNWWNYYHEGESFRINDDGYLECYKAGAGGLVTRDRYEDFILRLEYKFNDADANSGIHLWVPRAARQSKIGFEIQLMGDSDLKEPHDTSTGAVYDVVPALTVATHPEGEWNALEIQTQGSHLKVTLNGIIIQDFDMDEVEELRYRLRKGFIDLQDHDDYVVFRNIRIKEL